One window from the genome of Thermaerobacter marianensis DSM 12885 encodes:
- the dtd gene encoding D-aminoacyl-tRNA deacylase yields the protein MRAVIQRVARASVHTPGQAPRTIGRGVVVLLGVEQGDGPADVAWMAEKIAHLRIFPGEGEAAGRHFERSLADVGGQVLLVSQFTLLGDCRRGRRPSFSAAARPEEAEPLYQAVAEALAARGLFVRTGWFGADMQVELVNEGPVTLWLDSRRS from the coding sequence GCGGGTGGCCCGCGCGTCGGTGCACACCCCCGGACAAGCCCCTCGCACCATCGGTCGAGGGGTTGTTGTTTTGCTCGGGGTGGAGCAGGGCGACGGGCCGGCGGACGTGGCATGGATGGCAGAGAAGATCGCCCACCTGCGCATCTTCCCCGGGGAGGGGGAGGCTGCCGGGCGGCACTTCGAGCGGTCGCTGGCGGACGTGGGCGGCCAGGTGCTGCTGGTCTCCCAGTTCACCCTGCTCGGCGACTGCCGGCGGGGGCGCCGGCCGTCCTTCTCGGCGGCGGCGCGGCCGGAGGAGGCCGAGCCCCTCTACCAGGCGGTGGCGGAGGCCCTGGCTGCCCGGGGCCTGTTCGTCCGCACGGGATGGTTCGGCGCCGACATGCAGGTGGAACTGGTCAACGAGGGGCCGGTGACCCTGTGGCTGGACAGCCGGAGGTCGTGA